A region of Alkalinema sp. FACHB-956 DNA encodes the following proteins:
- a CDS encoding aminotransferase class I/II-fold pyridoxal phosphate-dependent enzyme, whose amino-acid sequence MPLVEQLQQCAGRSYAPFHTPGHKRGKGVSAEFRSLLGEAAFCADLPELPELDNLFNPEGVIQQAQALAAEAFGADRTYFLANGSTAGLLAAILATCRPGDKVILPRNVHRSVISGLILAGAVPVFVLPDYDSAVDIAHGVAPSTIAQALAAHPDSQAVLLVSPTYYGTCSDVAAIAQLVHQWGLPLIVDEAHGAHFAFHPALPIAALRAGADLVVQSTHKTLAALTQASMLHLQGDRVSPDRIAQALQLVQSTSPNYLLLASLDAARMQMATQGQALLDRTLHLANDARSRIAQIPGLQVLGIDRATTPGFVALDATRLTVIVTGLGIDGFAADEILHQELGVTCELPSMHHLTFIITPGNSQADLDRLVTALDTLSQRCRAAAQVTSARSLPTFPTTNLQHPTAYSPRDAFFAPSQKCAIAEAIGYPSAELVCPYPPGIPVLMPGEMITTAAIEYLQHIQAIGGFITGNSDPELNYLQVIMEK is encoded by the coding sequence ATGCCCTTAGTGGAGCAGTTACAGCAGTGCGCAGGCCGGAGCTACGCCCCCTTCCATACACCGGGTCATAAGCGGGGGAAGGGGGTTTCGGCTGAATTTCGATCGTTGCTGGGAGAGGCGGCTTTCTGTGCCGATCTGCCCGAACTGCCAGAACTGGATAATCTGTTTAACCCAGAAGGGGTTATTCAACAGGCCCAAGCGTTAGCGGCTGAAGCCTTTGGAGCCGATCGCACCTATTTTCTAGCCAATGGTTCAACGGCGGGATTGCTGGCTGCGATTTTGGCAACCTGCCGACCAGGGGACAAAGTAATTCTGCCGCGCAATGTCCATAGATCGGTGATTTCTGGATTGATTTTGGCGGGAGCTGTTCCGGTCTTTGTGTTACCGGACTACGACAGTGCCGTAGACATTGCCCATGGTGTTGCCCCTAGCACGATCGCGCAAGCTCTGGCAGCCCATCCCGATAGTCAGGCGGTTTTACTCGTTTCCCCCACCTACTACGGCACCTGTAGCGATGTGGCAGCCATTGCCCAACTGGTTCATCAATGGGGCTTACCGTTGATTGTTGACGAAGCCCATGGAGCCCATTTTGCATTCCATCCAGCGTTACCCATTGCAGCATTACGGGCAGGGGCCGATCTGGTTGTTCAGTCCACCCACAAAACCCTAGCTGCCCTGACTCAGGCTTCCATGCTGCATTTGCAGGGTGATCGCGTGTCGCCCGATCGGATTGCCCAAGCGTTGCAACTCGTGCAGTCCACCAGCCCAAACTATCTCCTGCTGGCCTCCTTGGATGCAGCCCGAATGCAGATGGCAACCCAAGGGCAAGCGCTGCTCGATCGCACCCTTCACCTCGCCAATGATGCCCGATCGCGAATTGCCCAAATTCCTGGACTACAAGTCCTGGGGATTGATCGGGCCACTACGCCGGGATTTGTTGCCCTTGATGCCACACGATTAACCGTTATCGTGACAGGCTTAGGCATTGACGGATTTGCGGCGGATGAAATTCTACATCAGGAACTGGGGGTGACCTGTGAGCTTCCTTCGATGCATCACCTCACGTTCATCATTACCCCTGGCAATTCCCAGGCGGATCTCGATCGCCTCGTCACCGCGTTAGACACTTTGTCCCAACGATGTCGCGCTGCTGCCCAGGTGACCTCAGCCCGATCGCTACCAACCTTTCCCACAACAAATTTGCAGCACCCAACTGCCTATTCCCCACGGGATGCATTTTTCGCACCGAGCCAAAAATGTGCCATCGCCGAAGCGATCGGATACCCCAGTGCGGAACTGGTTTGTCCCTATCCACCGGGAATTCCTGTTCTAATGCCAGGGGAAATGATTACTACAGCGGCGATCGAATATTTACAACATATTCAAGCGATCGGTGGATTTATCACAGGTAACAGTGATCCCGAATTAAATTATTTACAAGTAATTATGGAAAAATAA